A window of the Petrotoga sp. 9PWA.NaAc.5.4 genome harbors these coding sequences:
- the polA gene encoding DNA polymerase I, whose translation MGNLYLIDGSAIAYRAFFALGDWMSTSDGLPTNAIYGVARMLLKLLKDYVKKGEDSIIFVMDKKTSTYRNELLKSYKAQRPETPEKYIQQIPYIMELVEKLGIKFISMDNYEADDVIASIVVKKKENYDNIYIITSDKDMMQLVKENIYILRPEQGVTEIVKYDEKEVEKKMGVPPKKIADLLALMGDSSDNIPGVKGIGIKTAQKLLQDYECIEELYENIDKIKGSTQKKLIENKDNAVMSKKLVKLMLDAPIEKMYKDEEIVYRGYKEDLRELLRRLEFNSILKELDITQENSKKSTNLSTKEKRKDYSSKGKYELFTSKNYKELLKIIEENEIISFDIETTSLDPYKADIVGIALSVETFEGYFLDLYKDEKRWDIVNELIDILNNKKIVGQNLKYDISVLKVNGVELKKVYFDTMIAAYLLDPDSRRFNMDDLAKEYLDYKSTKYKELFGKDIKLLTLGDIEKQKVVDYAGEDADIAYRLFEVLKPKLEEFELLELFQKIEIPTINVLSEMEINGVYFDLKELKELEIEYNKKLDSLMAEMKKMVGYDFNPNSPKQVGELLFEHLGLKGKRKTKSGVYSTDADALESLKNEHPIVEKLLEYRKYQKLISTYIVAIPKLVNPKTGRVHTSFNQTGTATGRLSSSEPNLQNLPIREEEGERIRRTLKVQKEDFVLLSADYSQIELRVLAHITKDETLINAFINDEDIHSLTAAKIFGVDVKKVDSNMRRVGKVVNFSLIYGSSAYGLAENLGIPVEDAKTFIKKYFETYKKVQESQEESLKVAKSKGYVETIFGRKRFLNKIKTNQSELKRIVINTPIQGSAADIMKLAMIKLYETLDEQAKLILQVHDEVLIELPEKLVENTKKVVKDCMENVVKLEVPLKVDINVGKNWQK comes from the coding sequence AACGTCCTGAAACTCCCGAAAAATATATTCAACAAATACCTTACATTATGGAGCTTGTAGAAAAATTAGGAATAAAGTTTATTTCAATGGATAATTACGAAGCCGATGATGTAATAGCTTCAATAGTAGTTAAAAAAAAGGAAAATTATGACAATATTTACATTATAACTTCTGATAAAGATATGATGCAATTAGTGAAAGAAAATATTTATATTTTAAGACCTGAGCAAGGAGTAACGGAGATAGTTAAATATGATGAAAAAGAAGTAGAGAAAAAGATGGGAGTCCCTCCTAAAAAAATTGCTGATTTATTAGCGTTAATGGGAGATTCATCGGATAATATTCCTGGAGTAAAAGGTATTGGTATAAAAACTGCTCAAAAATTACTTCAAGATTACGAATGTATAGAAGAACTGTACGAAAATATAGATAAAATCAAAGGATCCACTCAAAAGAAGCTCATTGAAAATAAAGATAATGCTGTTATGAGCAAAAAACTTGTAAAACTAATGTTAGACGCTCCTATTGAAAAAATGTATAAAGACGAAGAGATTGTATATAGAGGTTACAAAGAAGATTTAAGAGAACTTTTGAGGAGACTGGAATTTAATTCTATACTAAAAGAATTAGATATCACACAAGAAAATTCTAAAAAAAGTACTAATCTCTCCACAAAAGAAAAAAGAAAAGATTATTCTTCAAAAGGAAAATATGAATTGTTCACTTCAAAAAATTATAAAGAATTATTGAAAATTATTGAAGAAAACGAGATTATTTCTTTTGACATAGAAACTACCTCTTTAGATCCATATAAAGCAGATATCGTTGGTATAGCGTTATCTGTTGAAACATTTGAAGGATATTTTCTTGATTTATACAAAGACGAAAAAAGATGGGACATAGTAAATGAACTCATAGATATATTGAATAACAAAAAAATTGTTGGACAAAATTTAAAATACGATATTTCTGTTTTAAAAGTAAATGGTGTAGAGTTAAAAAAAGTATATTTTGATACTATGATAGCAGCATATTTATTAGATCCAGACAGTAGAAGGTTCAATATGGATGATCTTGCAAAAGAATATTTAGATTACAAATCAACTAAATACAAAGAATTATTCGGAAAAGATATAAAACTTTTAACTTTAGGAGATATCGAGAAGCAAAAAGTAGTCGATTACGCTGGTGAAGACGCTGATATTGCATACAGATTGTTTGAAGTTTTGAAACCAAAATTAGAAGAATTCGAACTATTGGAATTATTTCAAAAAATTGAAATACCAACGATTAACGTACTTTCAGAAATGGAAATAAACGGGGTGTATTTTGATTTAAAAGAGTTGAAAGAACTTGAAATAGAATATAACAAAAAATTGGATTCTTTAATGGCCGAAATGAAAAAAATGGTGGGGTATGATTTCAATCCTAATTCTCCAAAGCAGGTTGGAGAATTACTTTTCGAACATTTAGGTTTGAAAGGTAAAAGAAAAACAAAAAGTGGTGTTTATTCAACAGACGCAGATGCTTTAGAGTCTTTAAAAAATGAGCATCCTATAGTTGAAAAGCTTTTAGAATATAGAAAATATCAAAAACTTATTTCAACATACATAGTTGCTATTCCAAAATTAGTTAATCCAAAAACAGGAAGAGTCCATACTTCATTCAATCAAACTGGTACCGCTACTGGGAGATTGAGTAGCAGTGAACCCAACCTACAAAATTTGCCTATAAGAGAAGAAGAAGGAGAAAGAATAAGAAGAACGCTTAAAGTACAAAAAGAAGACTTTGTGTTATTAAGCGCAGATTATTCGCAGATAGAATTAAGGGTTTTGGCTCATATAACAAAGGATGAAACATTGATAAATGCTTTCATAAATGATGAAGATATTCATTCTTTAACGGCTGCAAAAATATTTGGTGTTGATGTTAAGAAGGTCGATTCCAATATGAGAAGAGTTGGAAAAGTGGTTAATTTTTCTCTTATATACGGGTCTTCCGCTTATGGGCTTGCTGAAAATCTTGGTATACCTGTCGAAGATGCCAAAACATTTATAAAAAAGTATTTTGAAACTTATAAAAAGGTACAAGAAAGTCAAGAAGAGAGTTTAAAAGTTGCAAAAAGCAAAGGTTATGTTGAAACTATATTTGGAAGAAAAAGATTTTTAAATAAAATAAAAACTAATCAATCAGAATTAAAAAGAATAGTTATAAACACCCCTATTCAAGGAAGTGCGGCTGATATAATGAAATTAGCCATGATAAAGTTGTATGAAACTCTTGATGAACAGGCAAAATTGATTCTTCAAGTTCATGATGAAGTTCTCATAGAACTACCAGAAAAATTAGTTGAAAATACAAAAAAGGTTGTTAAAGATTGTATGGAAAATGTCGTAAAATTAGAAGTTCCCTTGAAAGTTGATATAAACGTTGGGAAAAATTGGCAAAAATAG
- the rimO gene encoding 30S ribosomal protein S12 methylthiotransferase RimO: MKKFHIVRLGCPKNDADMDNLQGLLESKGYLYEKKPEDSDLIFIDTCGFIEEAKRESIETIFEYISLKENHKNLRVIALGCLTERYYNEIKEEIPELDGIFGVISPKTVVDNVERGLLFFKSNEPETIYKCESRSFPDSYYAYVKIGDGCSRNCTFCSIPSFKGKPKSREIEDIKNEVNFLVKNGVKEVILVSQDNSLYGVDIYKNQALPKLLDTLNKIDGDFWIRVMYLHPDFITQEIIDSIHHNEKVLNYFDIPIQHISNNILNSMGRLKKKTEIIKIIERIRKEPSAIRTTLMLGFPGETSKDFEELMEFVKEVKFERLGSFRYSKEDGTKAFKMIDQVPEKIKINRQKELMELQSKISKEILESYVGKIMKVLLEEKENGVYLARSYLDAPEIDGNVFLKEDEDLKVGEFANVLISRAYEYDLEGELKDECPKLIESK, encoded by the coding sequence ATGAAAAAGTTTCATATAGTTAGGTTAGGTTGTCCAAAAAACGATGCAGATATGGATAATTTGCAAGGTTTATTAGAGAGTAAAGGATATTTATATGAAAAGAAACCTGAAGATTCTGATTTAATATTTATTGATACTTGTGGTTTCATAGAAGAGGCAAAAAGAGAAAGTATAGAAACAATATTTGAATATATATCTCTAAAAGAAAATCATAAAAATTTGCGAGTAATTGCACTTGGTTGTCTTACAGAAAGGTATTACAATGAAATAAAAGAAGAAATACCGGAATTGGACGGAATCTTTGGAGTTATATCTCCAAAAACTGTTGTTGATAATGTTGAAAGAGGTTTGCTATTTTTTAAATCTAACGAGCCGGAAACAATCTACAAATGTGAAAGTAGATCCTTTCCAGACTCTTATTATGCATATGTGAAAATTGGTGATGGATGTAGTAGAAATTGTACCTTTTGTTCTATTCCTTCTTTTAAAGGAAAACCAAAAAGCAGAGAAATTGAAGACATAAAAAATGAAGTAAATTTTCTTGTAAAAAATGGTGTTAAAGAAGTTATATTAGTATCTCAAGATAATTCTTTATACGGTGTAGATATTTACAAAAATCAAGCGTTGCCAAAACTCTTAGATACGTTGAATAAAATTGATGGAGATTTTTGGATTAGAGTAATGTATTTACATCCTGATTTTATAACCCAGGAAATAATAGATTCTATTCATCACAATGAAAAAGTTTTAAACTACTTTGATATACCAATTCAACATATTTCTAATAATATTCTTAATTCCATGGGAAGGTTAAAAAAGAAAACTGAAATAATCAAAATTATAGAAAGAATTAGAAAAGAACCTTCTGCTATTCGTACAACATTAATGTTAGGCTTTCCCGGCGAAACTTCCAAAGACTTTGAAGAACTGATGGAATTTGTAAAAGAAGTTAAATTTGAACGGTTGGGGAGTTTTAGATATTCAAAGGAAGACGGTACAAAAGCGTTTAAAATGATTGATCAAGTACCTGAAAAAATTAAAATTAATAGGCAAAAAGAATTGATGGAACTTCAAAGTAAAATATCAAAAGAAATACTTGAATCCTATGTAGGAAAGATTATGAAAGTTCTTCTTGAAGAGAAAGAAAACGGTGTTTATTTGGCAAGAAGTTATTTAGATGCTCCCGAAATTGATGGGAATGTATTTTTAAAAGAAGATGAAGATTTAAAAGTTGGAGAATTTGCAAATGTGCTAATATCAAGAGCTTACGAATATGATCTGGAAGGGGAGCTAAAAGATGAATGTCCCAAACTTATTGAGTCTAAGTAG
- the pgsA gene encoding CDP-diacylglycerol--glycerol-3-phosphate 3-phosphatidyltransferase, which yields MNVPNLLSLSRIILVIPIFILTVLGENFYFAALIVFIVASLTDLFDGLIARRTKQVTDLGKFLDQISDKILINSIFVAMLSVNLLPGWFVALIISRDIYVSGLRMYLASRNLVIPADILGKIKTVLEIILIILIYLQVTAFFINIFVYFTLIISLLSAVNYTLKNTSYFKGETK from the coding sequence ATGAATGTCCCAAACTTATTGAGTCTAAGTAGAATAATTTTAGTAATTCCTATATTCATTTTAACTGTTTTAGGAGAAAATTTTTATTTCGCTGCCTTGATTGTTTTTATAGTGGCGTCTCTCACTGATTTGTTTGATGGACTAATAGCTAGGAGAACGAAGCAAGTTACCGACTTAGGGAAATTTTTAGATCAGATTTCAGATAAAATCCTTATAAACTCTATTTTCGTTGCTATGTTATCCGTTAACTTATTACCTGGCTGGTTTGTTGCTTTAATTATATCAAGAGATATTTATGTAAGTGGACTTAGGATGTATTTAGCAAGTAGAAATTTAGTTATACCCGCGGATATACTTGGAAAAATTAAGACTGTCTTAGAAATTATTTTGATTATCCTGATTTATTTACAAGTTACAGCTTTTTTTATTAATATTTTTGTATATTTTACCTTAATTATAAGCCTCCTATCTGCTGTGAATTATACGTTAAAAAACACTTCGTACTTTAAAGGTGAAACGAAGTAA
- the thpR gene encoding RNA 2',3'-cyclic phosphodiesterase, whose translation MIQLKEDKEPINDSKVRSFIAIETNKELEKGISDLIEKLKRMGFKANWTQAKNVHLTLFFLGDQKISKIAHLAYKIGERLTGFPTFIFKIQRIGFFENNNVPRVLWLGIKDDPTLVGLYEEVKKVIKINEIDTKEGDFVPHITVGRIKGYPNHWQELLNSLDFEEIKVFVNSIGIYSSTLTKKRPIYNKLYTVDFEGGVIING comes from the coding sequence ATGATTCAATTAAAAGAAGACAAAGAACCTATAAATGATAGTAAAGTCAGGTCTTTTATAGCGATAGAAACAAATAAAGAGTTAGAAAAAGGTATATCTGATTTAATAGAAAAACTTAAAAGAATGGGGTTTAAAGCAAACTGGACTCAAGCTAAAAATGTTCATCTTACTTTATTTTTCTTGGGAGATCAAAAAATATCAAAAATAGCTCATTTGGCATACAAAATAGGCGAAAGATTAACGGGTTTTCCAACTTTTATTTTTAAAATACAAAGGATAGGATTTTTTGAGAACAATAACGTTCCAAGGGTGTTGTGGCTTGGAATAAAGGATGATCCAACCTTAGTTGGATTATATGAGGAAGTAAAAAAAGTCATAAAAATAAATGAAATAGATACAAAAGAAGGAGATTTTGTACCTCATATTACAGTTGGAAGAATTAAAGGATATCCTAATCATTGGCAAGAACTATTGAATTCTTTGGATTTTGAGGAAATAAAGGTTTTTGTAAATTCAATAGGTATTTATTCTTCTACACTGACAAAAAAAAGACCTATATATAATAAGTTATACACGGTTGATTTTGAAGGAGGCGTAATCATTAATGGCTAA
- the recA gene encoding recombinase RecA has protein sequence MAKNDSKDVNKEDLLEKLVKELEKNHGTGSVMIMGKGLDNKNISVVPTGCLSLDIALGVGGYPRGRIIEIYGNESSGKTTLALQSLAEVQRMNGIAAFIDAEHALDIDYARKLGVDVDKLIVSQPDYGEQALEIVDSLVRSNIVDIIVVDSVAALVPKAEIEGAMGDSHMGLQARLMSQALRKLAGSVSKSKSIVIFINQIRMKIGVVYGNPETTTGGIALKFYSTIRIEVRKGSVIREGKDQIGTETTLKVVKNKVAPPFKEASVDMVFGKGIAKENDIFNLALEEGLIQRKGAWFSYINDKGEEISLGQGKNVSVNYLVENPDILDYLEYKIRKNHGLIIPELLAEKFESKSSKNEKNKVKSQEEKVEEN, from the coding sequence ATGGCTAAAAATGATTCAAAAGATGTAAACAAAGAAGATTTGCTTGAAAAACTTGTGAAAGAACTAGAAAAAAATCATGGTACTGGTTCAGTTATGATAATGGGAAAAGGTTTAGACAACAAAAATATTTCTGTTGTTCCTACAGGTTGTTTATCCTTAGATATAGCGTTAGGAGTGGGAGGATATCCTCGTGGAAGAATAATTGAAATATATGGAAATGAATCCTCTGGTAAAACAACTCTCGCTTTACAATCTTTGGCAGAGGTTCAAAGGATGAATGGTATAGCAGCATTTATAGATGCAGAACATGCTTTGGATATTGACTATGCGCGAAAATTAGGAGTAGATGTCGACAAACTAATTGTATCTCAGCCAGACTACGGAGAACAGGCTTTAGAAATTGTAGATTCTTTAGTGAGGTCAAACATAGTAGATATAATAGTAGTGGATTCGGTAGCTGCACTTGTTCCAAAGGCAGAAATTGAAGGCGCAATGGGAGATTCTCATATGGGATTACAAGCGAGATTGATGTCTCAAGCATTAAGAAAACTTGCGGGCAGTGTTAGCAAATCTAAATCTATAGTGATTTTTATAAATCAGATAAGAATGAAAATAGGAGTAGTATATGGCAATCCAGAAACAACCACAGGAGGAATAGCTTTAAAATTTTATTCGACTATACGAATAGAAGTTAGAAAAGGCAGCGTAATAAGAGAAGGAAAAGATCAAATTGGGACTGAGACAACTCTAAAAGTTGTTAAGAACAAGGTAGCTCCACCCTTTAAAGAAGCTTCGGTTGACATGGTGTTTGGGAAAGGAATCGCAAAAGAAAATGATATATTTAATTTGGCTCTAGAAGAGGGATTGATCCAGAGAAAGGGTGCTTGGTTTTCTTATATCAACGATAAGGGAGAAGAAATAAGTTTGGGACAAGGTAAAAATGTTTCCGTAAATTATTTAGTTGAAAATCCTGATATATTAGACTATTTAGAATATAAAATAAGAAAAAATCATGGATTAATTATCCCGGAACTTTTAGCAGAAAAATTTGAATCGAAGTCTTCTAAAAATGAAAAAAATAAAGTAAAATCGCAAGAGGAAAAAGTTGAAGAAAATTGA
- a CDS encoding regulatory protein RecX produces MKKIDPYDKKAAEKAALNLLKYRVRSEKELEERLKQKGFDEKVVFEIVEKCKKSGLVDDKIFACLFSYDKLTLDKKGPLYIQNELKRWGVEEDLIVEALEKVKTEVDIYMIALEVAKNYYKKSSDLLKTKSYLYRRGFEPDIINCVIEDLRGD; encoded by the coding sequence TTGAAGAAAATTGACCCTTATGATAAAAAAGCTGCCGAAAAAGCTGCTTTAAATTTATTGAAATATAGAGTTAGATCTGAGAAAGAGCTTGAAGAACGATTGAAACAAAAAGGTTTTGATGAAAAGGTTGTTTTTGAGATTGTAGAAAAATGTAAAAAAAGTGGTCTGGTTGACGACAAAATTTTTGCGTGTTTATTTTCATACGACAAATTAACCCTTGATAAAAAAGGTCCGTTATATATACAAAACGAATTAAAACGCTGGGGAGTTGAAGAAGATTTAATCGTTGAAGCTTTGGAAAAAGTTAAGACGGAAGTAGATATTTATATGATTGCTTTAGAAGTAGCAAAAAATTATTATAAAAAATCTTCTGATTTGTTAAAAACTAAATCATATTTATATAGGCGAGGTTTTGAGCCAGACATTATAAACTGTGTTATTGAAGACTTGAGAGGTGATTAA